From a region of the Janthinobacterium sp. 61 genome:
- a CDS encoding pseudouridine synthase, whose amino-acid sequence MSKLSLDRILQSQGFGTRKYCRSLIEDGDVVIDGVTQTNYRTTVETEGLVLHVFEEEWVYRAHLYLALNKPANFECSRKPSHHPGVLTLLPEQFTWREVQPVGRLDHDTTGMLLMSDDGPFIHAQSSPKRHVPKIYQATTQEPVTDELVALLLAGVQLHDEPAPLAALVCVKRGEFQLEIVLEQGKYHQVKRMLAAAGNHCSALHRSAIGSLTLESLGIAEGEWCYLTAEQLTLLA is encoded by the coding sequence ATGAGTAAATTATCCCTAGACCGCATCCTGCAATCGCAGGGTTTTGGCACCCGTAAATATTGTCGTTCCCTCATCGAAGATGGCGATGTCGTCATCGATGGCGTTACCCAGACCAATTACCGCACTACCGTCGAGACCGAAGGCCTGGTGCTGCACGTTTTTGAAGAAGAGTGGGTATACCGCGCGCACCTGTACCTGGCGCTGAACAAGCCTGCCAACTTCGAATGCTCGCGCAAACCCAGCCATCATCCTGGTGTGCTGACCCTGTTGCCGGAACAGTTCACCTGGCGCGAAGTGCAGCCCGTCGGCAGGCTAGACCACGATACGACCGGTATGCTGCTGATGTCCGACGATGGCCCATTTATCCATGCGCAATCGTCGCCGAAGCGTCACGTTCCGAAGATTTACCAGGCCACCACGCAAGAGCCGGTGACCGATGAGCTGGTGGCCCTGCTGCTGGCTGGCGTGCAGTTGCACGACGAGCCGGCCCCGCTGGCAGCCCTCGTCTGCGTCAAGCGCGGAGAATTCCAGCTTGAAATCGTGCTCGAGCAAGGCAAGTACCACCAGGTCAAGCGCATGCTGGCCGCCGCCGGCAACCATTGCAGCGCGCTGCACCGTTCCGCGATCGGCAGCCTGACCCTGGAGTCGCTGGGCATCGCCGAAGGCGAATGGTGCTATCTGACCGCAGAACAGCTGACATTGCTGGCCTGA
- a CDS encoding S49 family peptidase, with the protein MSDNTNDKVDSSVPAPGYGAPAGNWERDVLEKLVFATLQEQRAHRRWSIFFKVFGLLIVLFALWVFYDYNTADDSETLGRHTALIDISGAIESEGSGSAAVVIPALDKAFSDAGSVAVVLHINSPGGSPVQAGMIVDEMQRLRKGYPDKPLYVVVDEMCASGGYYIAAAADRIYVNKASVVGSIGVLMDGFGFTGVMEKVGVERRLLTAGENKGFMDPFSPLTEKHKAYAQGMLNEIHQQFIDVVRTGRGKRLKETADTFSGLYWTGAKAVEMGLADDFGTVDSVARDVVKAEDIVDYTQHEGLPERVLKKFGAAMGAGAMKAAVQQSQPALR; encoded by the coding sequence ATGAGCGATAACACGAATGACAAGGTGGACAGCAGCGTGCCAGCCCCCGGCTACGGCGCCCCTGCAGGGAACTGGGAGCGCGACGTGCTGGAGAAGCTGGTATTTGCCACTTTGCAAGAGCAACGCGCGCACCGCCGCTGGAGCATCTTTTTCAAGGTGTTCGGCCTGCTGATCGTGCTGTTCGCCCTGTGGGTGTTTTATGACTACAACACGGCCGACGACAGCGAAACCCTGGGCCGCCACACGGCCCTGATCGACATCAGCGGTGCCATCGAGTCTGAAGGCAGCGGTTCGGCCGCCGTCGTCATTCCCGCGCTGGACAAGGCGTTTTCCGACGCCGGTTCCGTGGCTGTGGTACTGCATATTAATAGTCCGGGCGGCAGTCCCGTACAGGCCGGCATGATCGTCGACGAGATGCAGCGCCTGCGCAAGGGCTATCCGGACAAGCCCTTGTATGTGGTGGTCGATGAAATGTGTGCTTCGGGCGGCTATTACATCGCCGCCGCGGCCGACCGCATCTATGTCAACAAGGCCAGCGTGGTCGGTTCCATCGGCGTGCTGATGGACGGCTTCGGCTTTACGGGCGTGATGGAAAAGGTGGGCGTCGAGCGCCGGTTGCTGACGGCGGGCGAGAACAAGGGTTTCATGGACCCTTTCAGCCCGCTGACGGAAAAACACAAGGCGTATGCGCAAGGCATGCTCAATGAAATCCACCAGCAATTCATCGACGTGGTGCGCACGGGGCGGGGCAAGCGCCTGAAGGAAACGGCTGATACCTTTTCCGGCTTGTACTGGACGGGTGCGAAAGCCGTGGAAATGGGCCTGGCCGATGATTTTGGCACGGTCGACAGCGTGGCGCGCGACGTCGTCAAGGCGGAAGACATCGTCGACTACACGCAGCATGAAGGCTTGCCGGAGCGGGTGTTGAAGAAATTTGGCGCCGCCATGGGCGCCGGTGCCATGAAGGCGGCCGTACAGCAGTCACAACCGGCGTTGCGCTGA
- a CDS encoding Rieske 2Fe-2S domain-containing protein, translating into MMTDVAEVLICAADAVADGGKGVRFPVSAGGEATTGFVVRHGGKAYGYLNRCAHVPIELDWAEGEFFESSGLYLMCSTHGAIYVPESGYCAGGPCKGGRLRPIPVTERDGQLYWQPDEYVQPLPA; encoded by the coding sequence ATGATGACCGACGTTGCGGAAGTATTGATTTGTGCCGCCGACGCGGTGGCCGATGGCGGCAAGGGCGTGCGCTTTCCCGTTTCGGCCGGTGGCGAAGCGACCACCGGCTTTGTCGTGCGCCATGGCGGCAAGGCGTACGGCTATCTGAACCGCTGCGCCCACGTGCCGATCGAACTGGACTGGGCCGAGGGCGAGTTTTTCGAATCCAGCGGCTTGTACCTGATGTGTTCGACCCATGGCGCCATCTATGTGCCGGAAAGCGGCTACTGCGCGGGCGGTCCCTGCAAGGGCGGCCGCTTGCGTCCGATCCCCGTGACCGAGCGCGATGGCCAGCTGTACTGGCAGCCCGATGAGTATGTCCAGCCGCTGCCGGCCTGA
- a CDS encoding HAD-IIIA family hydrolase has translation MARKQFDLIVFDWDGTLIDSTSTIVKCIQASAKDLGLPIPTELLASHVIGLGLQEAMRLVMPDVEPKYHARMAERYRYHYLSRDHELTLFPGVHEMLQELSQQAYFLAVATGKSRVGLNRSLNAVKLLSLFDATRCADETFSKPHPAMLQELTRELGQDMRRTVMIGDTSHDLLMASNAGAAGIAVEYGAHPVEQLQACNPLYSAATVADLHQWLSEHA, from the coding sequence ATGGCAAGAAAGCAATTTGATCTGATCGTCTTCGATTGGGACGGTACCCTGATAGACAGTACCTCGACCATCGTCAAGTGTATCCAGGCGTCGGCGAAAGACCTGGGCTTGCCAATTCCCACCGAGTTGCTGGCCTCGCATGTGATCGGCCTGGGCTTGCAGGAAGCGATGCGGCTGGTGATGCCCGATGTCGAGCCGAAATACCATGCGCGCATGGCCGAACGCTACCGCTATCACTATCTGTCGCGCGACCATGAGCTGACCCTGTTTCCCGGCGTGCACGAAATGCTGCAGGAATTGTCGCAGCAAGCGTACTTTCTGGCTGTCGCCACGGGCAAGAGCCGTGTCGGCCTGAACCGTTCGCTGAATGCCGTCAAGCTGCTGTCGCTGTTCGATGCGACGCGCTGCGCCGATGAAACGTTCTCCAAGCCTCATCCTGCCATGCTGCAGGAGCTGACGCGCGAACTGGGGCAGGATATGCGCCGCACCGTGATGATCGGCGACACCAGTCATGATTTGTTGATGGCAAGCAATGCAGGCGCGGCTGGTATTGCCGTAGAGTATGGGGCGCATCCTGTGGAACAGTTGCAGGCCTGCAATCCGCTGTATTCGGCCGCCACGGTGGCCGATCTGCACCAATGGCTGAGCGAGCACGCATGA
- a CDS encoding RluA family pseudouridine synthase — protein MKSQNDVVPPSTPPVQPQAQFVTIAEEEAGQRIDNYLLRVCKGVPKSHIYRILRSGEVRVNKGRIDQLYRLAAGDVVRIPPVRVAEKAPTGAPAAEFKIIFEDAQLLVIDKPAGVAVHGGSGVSFGVIEQLRASRPDAKFLELVHRLDRDTSGLLLLAKKRTALTNLHEQMRDGVTDKRYLVLVAGDWKNARQHIKLPLHKYTTAEGERRVAVQADGLASHTVFSLLHKYHNFALLEAELKTGRTHQIRVHLSSSGFPIAGDDKYGDFALNRALLKADSTRGALKRMFLHAHQITFTHPETGKTMTLNAPLAAECERFLVSLGKPLAVAAR, from the coding sequence ATGAAGAGTCAAAATGATGTTGTTCCCCCTTCAACACCCCCGGTTCAGCCGCAAGCCCAATTCGTAACGATCGCCGAGGAAGAAGCAGGCCAGCGCATCGACAACTACTTATTAAGAGTGTGCAAGGGAGTGCCTAAAAGCCACATCTACCGGATCTTGCGATCGGGAGAAGTGCGGGTTAATAAAGGCCGTATCGATCAGCTGTACCGTCTCGCCGCCGGCGACGTGGTGCGCATTCCGCCCGTGCGCGTGGCCGAAAAGGCGCCCACGGGCGCGCCGGCCGCCGAATTCAAGATCATCTTCGAAGATGCGCAGCTGCTCGTCATCGACAAGCCGGCCGGCGTGGCCGTGCATGGCGGCTCGGGCGTCTCGTTCGGCGTGATCGAGCAATTGCGCGCCTCGCGCCCCGACGCCAAGTTCCTGGAACTGGTGCACCGCCTGGACCGCGACACGTCCGGCTTGTTGTTGCTGGCAAAGAAGCGCACGGCCTTGACGAACTTGCACGAGCAGATGCGCGACGGCGTCACCGACAAGCGCTACCTGGTACTGGTGGCTGGCGACTGGAAGAATGCGCGCCAGCATATCAAGTTGCCGCTGCATAAATATACGACGGCCGAAGGCGAGCGCCGGGTGGCTGTGCAGGCCGATGGCCTGGCGTCGCACACGGTGTTTTCACTGTTGCATAAATATCACAACTTCGCCTTGCTGGAAGCGGAATTGAAGACGGGACGCACGCACCAGATCCGCGTGCATCTGTCTTCCTCCGGTTTCCCCATCGCGGGCGACGATAAATATGGCGACTTTGCCCTCAACCGTGCCCTGTTGAAAGCCGACAGTACGCGCGGCGCCCTGAAGCGCATGTTCCTGCACGCGCACCAGATCACGTTTACGCATCCGGAGACGGGCAAGACGATGACCCTGAATGCGCCGCTGGCTGCTGAATGCGAGCGTTTCTTGGTAAGCTTGGGCAAACCATTGGCCGTTGCCGCACGATAA